A region from the Mycolicibacterium phlei genome encodes:
- a CDS encoding sulfatase-like hydrolase/transferase: MSDRPDIVIVMTDEERAAPPYEPPELTAWRDRTLTGRKWFDEHGVSFQRHYTGSLACVPSRPTIFTGQYPDLHGVTQTDGIGKSADDSRMRWLRPFEVPTLGNWFRAAGYDTHYDGKWHISHADLIDPATGQPLATNDDDGVVDPAAVRRYLEADPLAPYGFSGWVGPEPHGAPLANAGVRRDNLIADRVVAWLNDRYERRRAGDPEALKPFLLVASFVNPHDIVLFPAWQRRNPVRPSPLDPPHVPPAPTADEDLSDKPAAQIAFREAYYTGYGPAPAIERSYTRNAQQYRDLYYRLHAEVDGPLDRVRRAVTDGGSDNAVLVRTADHGDLLGAHGGLHQKWFNLYDEATRVPFVVARIGDQATEPRTVTAPTSHVDIVPTLLSAAGIDVAATAEKLAETFSEVHPLPGRDLMPVVDGAPADEDRAIYLMTRDNVLEGDTGASGLARKLKRATNPPAPLRIRVPAHVASNFEGLVVRVDGHLWKLVRTFDDPATWTEPGVRHLAANGMGGDAYRSEPLDDQWELYDLTADPTESVNRWSDPDLHDLRQRLRMQLKQVRAESIPERHNPWPYVRRQPTPRRSRLNLLRRAAR, from the coding sequence ATGTCTGACCGGCCCGACATCGTGATCGTGATGACCGACGAGGAGCGGGCCGCCCCGCCCTACGAGCCGCCCGAGCTGACGGCCTGGCGCGACCGCACGCTGACCGGCCGCAAGTGGTTCGACGAGCACGGCGTCAGCTTCCAGCGCCACTACACCGGGTCGCTGGCGTGCGTGCCGAGCCGGCCGACGATCTTCACCGGCCAGTACCCCGACCTGCACGGCGTCACCCAGACCGACGGCATCGGCAAGAGCGCCGACGACTCGCGGATGCGCTGGTTGCGGCCCTTCGAGGTGCCGACGCTGGGCAACTGGTTCCGCGCCGCCGGCTACGACACCCACTACGACGGCAAGTGGCACATCTCCCACGCCGACCTCATCGACCCGGCCACCGGGCAGCCGCTGGCCACCAACGACGACGACGGCGTCGTCGACCCGGCCGCTGTGCGGCGCTACCTCGAGGCCGATCCCCTTGCCCCGTACGGGTTTTCCGGCTGGGTGGGCCCGGAGCCGCACGGCGCGCCGCTGGCCAACGCCGGGGTGCGGCGCGACAACCTGATCGCCGACCGGGTGGTCGCCTGGCTCAACGACCGCTACGAGCGGCGCCGCGCGGGCGACCCCGAGGCGCTCAAACCGTTCCTGCTCGTCGCGAGCTTCGTCAACCCGCACGACATCGTGCTGTTCCCGGCGTGGCAGCGGCGCAACCCGGTGCGCCCGTCGCCGCTGGATCCACCGCACGTGCCGCCGGCCCCGACCGCCGACGAGGACCTGTCCGACAAACCCGCCGCCCAGATCGCGTTCCGCGAGGCCTACTACACCGGTTACGGTCCGGCCCCGGCGATCGAGCGGTCCTACACCCGCAACGCCCAGCAGTACCGCGACCTGTACTACCGGCTGCACGCCGAGGTGGACGGTCCGCTGGACCGGGTGCGCCGCGCGGTCACCGACGGCGGGTCGGACAACGCGGTGCTGGTGCGCACCGCCGACCACGGCGACCTGCTCGGCGCGCACGGCGGGCTGCACCAGAAGTGGTTCAACCTCTACGACGAGGCCACCCGGGTGCCGTTCGTCGTCGCCCGGATCGGGGACCAGGCCACCGAGCCGCGCACGGTGACGGCGCCGACGTCGCACGTGGACATCGTGCCGACGTTGTTGAGCGCGGCGGGCATCGACGTGGCGGCCACAGCCGAGAAGCTGGCCGAGACGTTCAGCGAGGTGCACCCGCTGCCGGGCCGCGACCTGATGCCGGTGGTCGACGGCGCGCCCGCCGACGAGGACCGCGCGATCTACCTGATGACCCGCGACAACGTGCTCGAGGGCGACACCGGCGCCTCCGGCCTGGCGCGCAAGCTCAAGCGCGCGACGAATCCTCCTGCACCGCTGCGGATCCGGGTTCCTGCGCACGTGGCGTCGAACTTCGAGGGTCTGGTGGTGCGCGTCGACGGGCACCTGTGGAAGCTGGTGCGCACGTTCGACGACCCGGCGACCTGGACCGAGCCCGGGGTGCGGCATCTGGCCGCCAACGGGATGGGTGGCGACGCGTACCGCAGCGAACCGCTCGACGACCAGTGGGAGCTCTACGACCTCACCGCCGACCCGACCGAGAGCGTCAACCGCTGGAGCGACCCGGATCTGCACGATCTGCGTCAGCGGTTGCGGATGCAGCTCAAACAGGTGCGGGCCGAGTCGATTCCCGAGCGCCATAACCCGTGGCCGTACGTGCGGCGCCAACCGACGCCGCGCCGGTCCCGGCTGAACTTGCTACGGCGCGCTGCCCGCTGA
- a CDS encoding SRPBCC family protein: MAVLDRSRVIAATPTQIWNVLADFGAVSRWMDRVDHSCILASTPDMIGTTRRIQLGRTVLVERITEFDEQFALAYDVEGLPRILGRVNNRWTLEATGGGETVVTIHTTATPPVRLLMAASAAAMLADLADYLEGSHV; this comes from the coding sequence GTGGCCGTCCTCGACCGCAGCCGTGTCATCGCGGCGACACCGACGCAGATCTGGAACGTGCTCGCCGATTTCGGGGCGGTCAGCCGCTGGATGGACCGCGTCGACCACTCCTGCATCCTGGCCAGCACCCCGGACATGATCGGTACCACGCGGCGCATCCAGCTCGGCCGCACGGTGCTCGTGGAGCGGATCACCGAGTTCGACGAGCAGTTCGCGCTGGCCTACGACGTCGAGGGGCTGCCGAGGATCCTCGGCCGCGTCAACAACCGCTGGACGCTGGAGGCCACCGGCGGCGGCGAGACCGTCGTGACCATCCACACCACCGCCACCCCGCCGGTGCGCCTGCTGATGGCGGCCAGCGCCGCCGCCATGCTCGCCGACCTCGCCGACTACCTGGAGGGCAGCCATGTCTGA
- a CDS encoding 2-hydroxyacid dehydrogenase — protein MSKVLQVGPLMPAVAQALRDDYDAHVLPDGVLPDDPAFLVEHGGEITVVVTSGAGAVDAALMDALPNLGAIVNFGVGYDTIDVDAARARGIGVSNTPDVLNDAVADTAVALVLDTLRGFSAADRFVRAGRWPVERMFPLTRDVRGARVGILGLGRIGRAIALRLLAFGCSISYHNRRRVPDVEYPYAASPVELAASVDVLVVAVTGGPSSTGLVDRAVLDALGPEGYLVNVSRGRVVDEAELVAALVEGRLAGAGLDVYTDEPHVPKALTGLDNVVLLPHVGSATVQTRAAMAELMLRNVASFLKTGELVTPVG, from the coding sequence ATGAGCAAGGTCCTTCAGGTCGGCCCGCTGATGCCCGCGGTGGCGCAGGCGCTGCGCGACGACTACGACGCCCATGTTCTGCCCGATGGGGTTCTGCCCGACGATCCGGCGTTCCTGGTCGAGCACGGCGGTGAGATCACCGTCGTCGTGACCTCGGGGGCCGGCGCCGTCGACGCCGCGTTGATGGACGCGCTGCCCAACCTCGGGGCGATCGTGAACTTCGGCGTCGGGTACGACACCATCGACGTCGACGCCGCCCGCGCCCGCGGCATCGGCGTGAGCAACACCCCCGACGTGCTCAACGACGCCGTCGCGGACACCGCGGTCGCGTTGGTGCTCGACACGCTGCGCGGCTTCTCGGCGGCGGACCGGTTCGTGCGCGCGGGCCGGTGGCCGGTCGAGCGGATGTTCCCGCTGACGCGGGACGTGCGGGGAGCGCGGGTGGGCATCCTCGGGCTCGGCCGGATCGGCCGCGCGATCGCGTTGCGGCTGTTGGCCTTCGGATGTTCGATCAGCTACCACAACCGGCGCCGGGTGCCCGATGTGGAGTACCCGTATGCGGCGTCGCCGGTGGAGTTGGCGGCGTCGGTGGACGTGCTGGTGGTGGCCGTGACCGGCGGACCGTCGAGCACGGGGCTGGTGGACCGCGCGGTGCTCGACGCCCTGGGGCCGGAGGGGTACCTGGTGAACGTCTCGCGGGGGAGGGTGGTCGACGAGGCCGAGCTGGTCGCGGCGCTGGTCGAGGGCCGGCTGGCCGGTGCGGGACTGGACGTCTACACCGACGAGCCGCACGTGCCGAAGGCGCTGACCGGGCTCGACAACGTGGTGCTGTTGCCGCACGTCGGCAGCGCGACCGTGCAGACCCGTGCCGCGATGGCGGAGCTGATGCTGCGCAACGTGGCGTCGTTTCTGAAGACCGGTGAGCTGGTCACCCCGGTGGGCTGA
- a CDS encoding helix-turn-helix domain-containing protein, with product MTGRWPLTGRGEELRLISEALADDEHQGIVLTGLAGVGKTRLARAAADTAARDGWVVRRIAGTATGRPVTLGAFARWVDDASTTPLALARRVFARLADDADADRLLLFVDDAYLLDDMSALLVHQLALQGLARVIATSRTGEPAPAAVTALWKDGLLRRLELQPLSRDESTGLLQTVLDAPVSADCAARMWKLTRGNVLFMHHLVEEALEKHRLSLVDGEWRWDGAALTSPTLVELVEQQIGAVPVDVRDVVDIVAVAEPVDRELLVALTDPVAVERAEQRDLIAADATGDTIYVGHPLYAEVRLAQCGGLRLKRLRGQVASAMAAAQTVDPLRLGLLWLESDLAPDMTLMSTAAGIAAHRLDLDTAERLARAALDAQPAPLTTLQLAYILYLQEKGAAAEELLDTLEGEEFVAPGFVDGVILRAANLLWPLRNPDAARSVLAEALALGDETRNPSLRVFLAILRATAAEPAEALALMEQVDFSALDAYGRVMGCSAAAVALGDSGRVAAACERAAAGYRVMAESPTDSFQASGLAEFHAFALAAAGCLDDAVEVVDRYHREAADMPPLNRSMAVGALGITALATGDLLAAVQHLGVALSGFGGYGELSGLIYRFRIAHAEALARSGDVDGATAALAAAHACRHPAYRYVEPELLRAQAWLHAAHGHLTEARECACAAADFAREHGQWAREVVSLQTAVQLGEAGAAGRLAELAARVEGPRAPLAARYARAVAADDAAELDAVSADFEAIGDALAAADAAAQASVSHRLAGRRGSALTASARAHRIARACGGAVSPALDAAKVPLPFTRREHEVAKLVSDGLSNKEIAAATSLSVRTVEGHIYQASAKAGVTSRAELAELVRQFDA from the coding sequence ATGACCGGCCGCTGGCCCCTGACGGGCCGCGGTGAGGAACTCCGTCTCATCAGCGAGGCCCTCGCCGACGACGAGCATCAGGGCATCGTGCTCACCGGCCTGGCCGGCGTGGGCAAGACCAGGTTGGCCCGGGCAGCGGCGGACACGGCGGCGCGGGACGGCTGGGTGGTGCGCCGCATCGCCGGCACCGCCACCGGCCGCCCGGTGACCCTCGGGGCGTTCGCCCGCTGGGTCGACGACGCCAGCACCACACCCCTGGCCCTGGCGCGACGGGTGTTCGCCAGACTCGCCGACGACGCCGACGCCGACCGGCTGCTGCTATTCGTCGACGACGCCTATCTGCTCGACGACATGTCGGCGCTGCTGGTCCACCAGCTCGCGCTGCAGGGCCTGGCCCGGGTGATCGCCACCAGCCGCACCGGGGAGCCCGCACCCGCCGCCGTCACCGCGCTGTGGAAGGACGGGCTGCTGCGCCGGCTGGAACTGCAGCCGCTGTCGCGCGACGAGTCGACCGGCCTGCTGCAGACCGTGCTCGACGCGCCGGTCAGCGCCGACTGCGCCGCCCGGATGTGGAAGCTCACCCGCGGCAACGTGCTGTTCATGCACCACCTCGTCGAGGAGGCCCTTGAGAAGCACCGGCTTTCGCTGGTCGACGGCGAATGGCGTTGGGACGGCGCGGCGTTGACCTCACCCACGCTGGTCGAACTGGTCGAGCAGCAGATCGGCGCGGTACCCGTCGACGTGCGCGACGTGGTCGACATCGTCGCCGTCGCCGAGCCCGTCGACCGCGAGCTGCTGGTGGCGCTCACCGATCCGGTGGCCGTCGAGCGCGCCGAACAGCGCGACCTGATCGCCGCCGACGCCACCGGCGACACCATCTACGTCGGGCATCCGCTCTACGCCGAGGTCCGGCTCGCCCAGTGCGGCGGGCTGCGGCTGAAACGCCTTCGCGGCCAGGTCGCTTCGGCGATGGCGGCGGCCCAGACGGTGGACCCGCTGCGACTCGGGCTGCTGTGGCTGGAATCGGATCTGGCGCCGGACATGACGCTGATGTCGACCGCGGCGGGCATCGCCGCGCACCGCCTCGACCTCGACACCGCCGAGCGACTGGCCCGCGCCGCCCTCGACGCGCAACCGGCGCCGCTGACCACCCTGCAGCTCGCCTACATCCTGTACCTGCAGGAGAAGGGCGCGGCCGCCGAGGAACTGCTCGACACCCTCGAGGGCGAGGAGTTCGTCGCACCCGGGTTCGTCGACGGGGTGATCCTGCGGGCCGCGAATCTGCTGTGGCCGCTGCGGAATCCAGATGCCGCGCGGTCGGTGCTCGCCGAGGCGCTGGCACTGGGCGACGAGACGCGCAACCCGTCGCTGCGGGTGTTCCTCGCGATCCTGCGTGCCACCGCGGCCGAGCCCGCCGAGGCGCTGGCGCTCATGGAGCAGGTCGACTTCTCGGCGCTGGACGCCTACGGCCGGGTGATGGGGTGCTCGGCGGCGGCCGTCGCGCTGGGCGACTCGGGCCGGGTGGCGGCCGCGTGCGAGCGGGCGGCGGCCGGGTACCGCGTGATGGCCGAGTCGCCGACGGACTCGTTTCAGGCGTCTGGTCTGGCGGAGTTCCACGCGTTCGCGCTGGCGGCGGCCGGTTGCCTGGACGACGCCGTCGAAGTCGTCGACCGGTACCACCGCGAGGCCGCCGACATGCCGCCGCTGAACCGGTCGATGGCCGTTGGCGCGCTGGGCATCACGGCCCTGGCGACCGGTGACCTGCTGGCCGCCGTGCAGCATCTGGGTGTCGCGCTGTCGGGGTTCGGCGGCTACGGCGAGCTGTCCGGGCTGATCTATCGCTTCCGCATCGCCCACGCCGAGGCACTGGCCCGCTCGGGTGACGTCGACGGCGCCACCGCGGCGCTGGCGGCCGCCCACGCCTGCCGGCACCCCGCGTACCGGTACGTGGAGCCTGAACTGCTGCGCGCGCAGGCGTGGCTGCACGCCGCGCACGGACATCTCACCGAGGCGCGCGAGTGCGCCTGTGCGGCCGCGGATTTCGCCCGCGAGCACGGCCAGTGGGCGCGTGAGGTGGTGAGCCTGCAGACGGCGGTGCAGCTCGGGGAGGCCGGTGCGGCGGGCCGGCTCGCGGAGCTGGCCGCGCGGGTGGAGGGGCCGCGGGCGCCGCTGGCCGCCCGCTACGCGAGGGCGGTGGCCGCCGACGACGCCGCCGAACTGGACGCGGTGTCGGCGGACTTCGAGGCGATCGGCGACGCGCTGGCCGCCGCCGACGCCGCCGCGCAGGCGTCGGTGAGCCACCGGCTGGCCGGCCGCCGGGGCAGCGCGCTGACCGCGAGCGCCCGCGCCCACCGGATCGCGAGGGCCTGTGGCGGGGCGGTCAGCCCGGCGCTGGACGCCGCGAAGGTGCCGCTGCCGTTCACCCGCCGCGAGCACGAGGTCGCCAAGCTGGTCTCCGACGGGCTGTCCAACAAGGAGATCGCGGCGGCGACGTCGCTGTCGGTGCGCACCGTCGAGGGCCACATCTATCAGGCCAGCGCCAAGGCGGGCGTCACCAGCCGCGCCGAGCTCGCCGAGCTGGTCCGCCAGTTCGACGCCTAA